CGGAGGCTGAGGAAACTGTTGTGACATGAGAGGCTGCGGCTGCTGGCCTGAGCGAGCTATCCCTGCATACTGTGGCTGGGCGGCGGTTTGAGCGGTTCTCCCAGCGGTGGCAGTGCTAGTGGCAGCATAGCCAGTAGCATTGTATTCGGCGGCGCCATAACCACTTGTGCCATAGGCAGCTGCTCCATAGCTCCCTTGGGCATAGCCATATTGGCTCTGCTGCGCCCCAAAGGTGGAATTCGGACTTCCATAAGCACTGCCATAGGTTTTGTTGGCTCCATTGGCAAAACTGTCGCCACGGTCACGGTCTCTCCGGCCATCTTTTACTCCCCGGAGCCTCCGTTCACACTCATCCTGGTACATCAGGTTAGGATTGTTGGCTGAACTGGCAGCAGTACGGTAACGAGAACGACCTCCTGGTAGTGAATACAGTGGGGTTCAGTACTGTGGGTAACTCAAATAAGAAAGGTCTATAAAGCACTGAATTCTCGCAATGGTTTTAATTACTCCCTCACCACTAAAGTCAACAGTCCCATGACAACAGGGCCAGAGGCCATAAGTAACAACATTTTCAATTGACTGGGTTGCAAATATTCCTGCACAACTTTGCCTTCTTTTTTCCCAACTGTGGATACTAAATTCAAATCCTGATCTACCCCAAGATATGAGAGAGAGCAGAACAGAAACACACTGGAAGAAATATAGCACTGACTTAAAACTGACTTGGTCAAATTTCATTTGTTTCCTTGTGGGCTGGGAGGCAGTACTCCACCCTGTAAGAAGGGAGAATGTATCAGACTACTAACAGTGGTTCAATTAGGTGGAAAGCAGGACACGGCTACAGGAAATAAAACTATTTTACCAATTCACAGAGGCCATTCTCTGCAGGACACTGTTGCTGAGGAAAGAAATCCTATGGCTATGATTAAAACACTGAACGGCCTCCTTCAGTTAGCTAGAAGGACCCTAAGTTGGGTATGTATGCCCCAAACTAATAGATTTTATATCAAATATTACTGTAAATCTACATATAATAAGCCAGACAGCAGCAGTCTGATGTTGAGATAGTTTAATTATGAAGGTGTTTTGCTCTGCCTCTTTACACCTATCCTCCTTCAAGATGGAGCACCTATTCCATCTTTCTAACCCCTTCCCATTTGCCTttacctccaccaccaccacctcctcctctgtggTCCACGAGCTGCATCAGTTTCGGATTGATGGCCTGGTTGGCTTCCTCCAACACTTTGATCAGCTCCCTGGCCTGTTTCAGGTTCCCCGGTGTGAAGAATGTGTAGGCAGTGCCCTTGTTGGTGCTACGGGCAGTGCGGCCGATTCGGTGCACATAATCCTCAGAGCTGTTTGGATAGTCGTAGTTTATCACGAACTTAACGTCTTCCACATCTTGCGAGGTGCCCAGGTAGCGAAGCACAGTGAGGGGGTAGGtggaggaaaggggagaggaagagaaggacgTGCCAACGAAAGGTGGGGAGCACGAATGCAGGTGACAGTaataagagaaaaaaacaagttaGTAACGGAATGGAATAAAAACAAGAGACTCATCCCAAAAGAGTAGAAGGTTTAAATTTGAGCCATGCATGGATCAAAGGCCAATGACCTGAAAACTGATGGCAAGTCTTAAAGCAGTTCTCTCCATTCAAATTCACCCTTCCCTTGTACATCTTTGTGCCACGTGAGAGGTTCTTCACACAATACCATCTGAATTTTTTACTGACTTTAGTCCCCTCTCCTTCAGAGGAACATGATCTGGAACAAATAAAAATGCCACCTTTGTTGTGGACACAGCAAGCTAGGGTGGAAGAGGGAGAGATCTGCGACAGGGAGGCTTTTACTCTGTTGGGAGAAGCCTATTAAAGACTAACTGCAATAAGATCACTTACCTTCCAATCAAGcacatgaaaattaaaaatgaaaggctTTTACTTCACTATGAGTTTTAAGGACTATAAAATATACTGAATGACTTCCCCTATCCTAGAATTTAAGGCATCCCAGTTACACCACATAAGTCAAATCCTgccaacttattttaaaaaaatgtatcaaaCCACAACTAAGACATTTTACCTGCCTTCTTAGTTATTATGAGAATGCGTTGCACTAACATTTCACCATGCTACTAAGCCCAGTGTtagcaaacttttgaattttagtCATAGAATTTAAGATTGTCCAAGTCAAAACTTCAAATGTTAGACTGAACTGGGTAACTGTGctcaaaaagacaaaaaagctGTATCTTTTGCAGAAAGGCCATTAAACCCTAGGAGATATCAAAATATTCTGTTCTGTGTTGGGAAATCAGATTTTGTAAATTTATGGGGCAGAAACTAAGTAAATGTTAGTGTAACGTTTTAGTTAAAACACCTACAGTAGAAGAAATATTTGCTATGATAAGCAATGTTAAAACAGAATGGTATTACAATAAAAAATGTCCTTAcagttcatgaaaaaaaaaatctgtattttaagaAGAATACACAGAAAATATCCAAGATAAAACACAGatttttgtaaattttttttttttttttttttaaaagagagaaacaTTCTCTGTTTGTTACCAGACCGATGCACACTCCCTCCTCCTGTGGGAAACCGCTGCAGCCGATCCCGTctctttgccttttatttttgGCGGCCTCCTTTCGAAAACTCCGCCCTCTGACACGGGACCACTGGAGCGCGGGGAGCATGCATCAAGGGTCCATGGCAGCGAGAAGTCCCCACATACGCTCGCTCTGTGAACTGGCTTAGATGCTTCTCTGTAGCCCCATTTGGTTGTGAAGTGCCGGAGAACCTGGGTTCAGGTAAAAATTTCAGGTCCTCCAACGCTTTTTGGCCCCACCCGGGGTTAATAGGGGCGAATGTCAAAAAAATGAAGATACAAAAATTATATCCAAAGGGTCAGACTGCATCTATAGCCCAGACTTCATCAATTTCaaagaggggacagggagaaaataaaaacaagggGTCTGTAGTGGCAAGAGGGGACTTTATGTCTGTTTCTTATTACAGCAAAGGGGTCTCCTTAGTCTTTGCTGACTCCAAAGTCCTGAATCACACCAAAAAGGGAGTGAGAaggcagatttcacagggggCTGCGCGAGTCTCCAACTAGGGTCCTTGGTGCAACAACAGACTATTTTAATGGGAAAAGTGTACGGTAAGGGAGGGGAAAATATGATAGCCACAATCACATCTTCGCAGCCAGAGTTTAACTAGAGTCTGACAAGCAGCAGGCTACATGATCCTTAGCCAATCCCATTCCGCACATCCATGAGCAGCAAAGCAAGTTGAATTACCAAGTGGGTACAGGGAAGCGCTTTCCTGGCAGAAAGCACCCAGAATTGTAGCTAATAGCACAGACACTactgacttgattttttttgagGGGAAGGCCAGAAAAGGCAGGGGATGTTCTCCAGATTAAAAAGGTGGTCCTGTATGTGCACATATCAGGCTGAAGAAAGATCAGAGCAAGTACAAGATTTGGTTTCTCCAGTCTAGCATGCTCCAATGTATTTGTGCACAGTCACAATCTTCCTGCGCTTTTAGAAGATACCGTAGCAAGATCAAGAACAAATTGTAAAAGTGATCTGGCCAGCTGTCTGGGACACATACCCTCTGTCAGACAACCAAAATACCCTATGGCACAGATTGAGTCTCTGACTGTTAATCAGGAGTGATATAAACTAGCAGACATGCTCGTCTAGAGAGCTGCTTCGACCACCAGTGTAGATATGCCCCCGACCCTGCACTGAGAATGATCTGCAGCTGATATCAAAGCTTctgttaaagaaaacaaaacaaaagaaattcaaTGTTTTTAGTTTAACAGAGTgaagagtaacaaaaaaaaaatcagtgcagaGGGAGGACCTCTCTTCTGGAGATTATCACAAAGAAGTCATTATGGGACCCAGAACTTACCTGGAAGGAGCTTTTTGGAAACCAATAATCCATTGGGATGAGGGAAAGCCCTGGTGACTCAGCCAAAAAGCGCGCACCCCTGTTTTAAGTTATTTATGTAGTAGCCTTCACTTTCCAGGATCTTGGAGGAAGTCGTCCAGAAGTTTGCCAGTTAagtgactttattttaaaaagcagcaaacTCAGGGCCCCAAAACAAGCAGAGATGTTGTTTAGTAACAAGAAACAGACGATGGCACCTTTCCCCCACAGCTTGggtgaagtggggtgggggggaacagggaGTGTTTTCTCAAGACATATCCAATTGAGTTGTTTTGGGGGAgcatttttgggggtggggctgtttTAAATGTCTAGGCAAGATGCACAAAGAAGCTACCAGCACATAGCAAGCCTGTTTAAAAACCACTGCTACAGAAAGCAGCTCTTTCATATAAACTAGTTTCCGGCCTCAGTCCCTTCTCCCAACAGGCCCAAGTTCTAACTGCACAGGTCCAGACATGACCCTAGAGGGCAGAGACTGAAGTCCATTTAATCACCTCTTAGAGGAAGTATTGGacaattttgggggtgggggtggggtgaaggtTATGTGAATGAAGGCTGCCAAGTCTAACACTAGTTTACCAACATTTAAATGACCTTGAGATGCACAGTGCAGCCACCCTTTCAGAATATAAAAAAGGGTTTCAAATAACTAAAACTCTTCTGTAATCACAGAATTTTCCCTCTGTGCTTCTTCATGGATCACTTGCAATAGTTTTACTTAAGATTTGCCACAATGGAACAGACCACTGAGGCACTAACTCTGGTATATGGCCCTTAATTAGTGGTCTTTGCCAAGTCTGGAAAGTGTAAGAATGCAGAAGGACCAAAAATGCTTTAGAATATTTCTAAACTTACACTGGGCAAATGTATAAGGGAGAAAGGTTAATGTTTAAATACAAAGGTTTCATACTACAAATATACTTATTAAAAGGGGGTGTTTTAACTTATGCATCCAGAAAGATCATTTTCACATCAGTGAAATAAACTATGTAATTCTGATCCAACACCACACTTGGACAGTATATGTTGAAGGCATAGAAGAGAACCTGCCTACAACTAACACAGAGCTGGGAAGGCTATTTGTGAAAACAGAAAATCTGGAGCAACGCTTTCCCAGATGTGAGCACATCTGATGGGGAAATTATGTGTATGAAGGGATTTATTTGTATATATCATCTAtgtattgtttattattttatgttgAACTACTCTTCCACACAACTCTCTATTTCAACTTTTATCTGATCCCCTCTGTAAATTGGGAGCAATCCAGCCCTAGCCATCCAGCCGCAAAAAGCTGGAATTGGGGAGGAAGTGGGAGCAGTGGAAGGATTGGGTAGCATAATTGGACGTCTCTTCTCCCTCTTGGCGATCGATTAGTCATGCCTAGGCCTTGCTGCAGACCAAAGCCTGTTCATTAGGAGCAGGAAGAGACTTtgaatatgaaagaaaaaaaagagtaatgttaaaaaaagatatttcacATGTGGGGGAAAATCACGCTTTGaattttttaagaaaatatttttgagttcaaagaagaaaaatatggaGCAGCAGGCAAGAGAGGCCTGTATGTACAAACCTAGCCCACGAGATGCAACATCTGTAGCGATGAGGATAGGAGCCTTTCCAGAACGGAATTCTGCAAGACAAGAATCCACTGTGAAAACAGACTAGGAGTCACAAACTATGCTGAAGACTGTGGATTTAACTTATGTATGTCCTCTCCAGAATCCAAACAGAATGGgaattttttttgagagagaaacATGGGAAGCACACAAAGACTGCCTGGAAGTTGTCAAATCCCTTTGGGCTAGACACAGAGGAGTGGTTCTTTGCAACAACCTCCCAGTACTGAAATTAACAAGTACAAAGGCTAAACAAAAACCATTTTAAGACTACAGGCAAATCAATTAACACAGATAGTGTGTGCATCTCAGAGAAAGACAACACAGGGGGAAATGTGTTTGCCTAAATCAAGCAGAAGATCTTCAATAGTTCAAGTTATCAGCTCTCCCAGACACTACTCACCATTAAGTACCCAGTCTCTTTCTGGCTGACTCTTATCTCCATGGATACACATAGCTGGCCAGCTGCCAAATGGAAGATACACATTATTTTAGAGAGGTAACAAGAAGCTTTATTAATGTTAAGAGAAAACAGGCAAGGATTAAAATCATTAAGAAATACTTATGCATTCCTTCCCTCCTTTGTCAGTTCTCAACTTAAAATGTAAACTATTCAGGAGGGATCTGTTTCTGTACAGGCTGAAAGCACCCATCATTCTTACAGGTACTAATAACTAGTGCTTAATCCAATCATGCCTACTACACTGAGAAAATCCCTTTGTCATGACAGTCTCATACACATTGCAGCATTCATTATGTCCCAAGTAGGCCAGCAAACTGTCCCTTTTATCTAGTGCTTCAATGTGATGGAACCTTCCAGGGGCCCCAGTACTGCATCTGGCTACAGGGTTGAAGGGAAAGACCACTTCCAAGTCTAGCAACATAAGCATTGCCCCCTCTTTCTCCCCACACTACAGTTTAGGGATTCCTAATGGGAAATAAAAACCGTAAACAAGATACTCACCCATCCCTGCGCATTCTTCGGGTGAGGTCATCACATCGCCTTTTTGTCTCAACAAATATGATAGTTTTGTTCTCTTTCTCAGCCATGATTTCTTCCATCAGTTGAATTAgtctaaaacaaaaggaagagccAAGATGTATTTACAAGAACACAGGAGAGAGCTTTCAACATATTATTTTGAGAGAACGCCTGTAATAAGCAACCACTTAAGAGAAAACTGGTTTAGTACTATTTATGAAGAGTTACATTATCTTACTATTTAATAACATTAGTAAACAGCTATAAGCAACTAGATGACAAGGGGATTAAACTAGTTGGCAAGTTTCAGTAGTGAAAAATTACACGACTGCAAGTAACTGCAGTGgactgatcatttttaaaaatactcctGTGCAATGAAGATTTTaagcctccttcctcccccccaaaaactgGGATAGCAGAACAACGGCCATACTTATGGTCCTTCTCGCTCTCCATGCATACGTCCACTATTTGCAGGATGTTGTGGTTAGCACTCAGCTCCAGGTTGCCCACATTGATTTGAACATAGTCACGCAGAAAATCCTCAGCAAGCTGGCGCACTTCCTTTGGCCAAGTGGCACTCCACATTAGAGTTTGCCGGTCAGgctaaaagaaagggaaaagatgtTATTTGGATGATATattttgagtgggagtttgaagGAAACTATAAATCAGAGGTTCACGTACCCTTATCTGGTCAACAATTTTACGAATTTGGGGTTCAAAGCCCATATCCAACATCCTATCCGCTTCATCCAGCACAAGGTACGTACATCGACGAAGATTGGTCTTTCCTGCCTCCAGGAAGTCAATCAAGCGGCCAGGTGTGGCAATGCAGATCTCAACGCCTTCAACACACAAGAGGGAGGGGCTTATATTTCTAGTGTCATAAAAAAACACTTTTGGCAGTAAATTTGTTACAACACTCCCCTTATATGTGTGCGTTAGACTGAGTCACTACTATTTTACCAGGAACTCTACACATCCTTAATCATTTTATTAGCCATTCTGAAGTTACTGTTACACTACCATTAGAACCTTGAATACAGTCCAGGAGCAGACAGCTTCCTCCCAGAAATTACACGGAAGAGGAAATGTAAAGACTCAACAATAGTAGAAAAGGTAAAATGAACCAATGTTTCTAGTCCAGCTGAATCCCCCTCATCCAAAGATATTAACTCTAGAGAGCTTAGTTTGTAGAGGAATAAAAGTTTAAGTCCCAGCTAAGTTTCCAATACTGTATCTAATCAGCCCCTTCGTAGTAACGCAGGAAGCCACACCCTATTCAACAGCTACTACATAGCTCAACCTTTCATTTTCTCAGATGGCTTTGTATACAGAAAGAGGAAGTGTTGTACAGTATTGTTTAAATTAGGTAATTATTGTGGAAGATGGGCATCTGttttcctctgtagcatctgCTACTATTCAAGATATAAGCCTAAACAGACTAATGGTCAAGTATGACAATTCTCATGTTCCTAAAAAGGAGACACTATTTCCACTTGAGTCTCTCAGTTAAGCCCTCCAAACTCATGGAGCTGTCCAGTGAGCAGTTTAGAGACTGAGGAAGGTAGAATTTTCCTCTCTGAGGAAACTCCATATCCAACAGTCTCCCTGGCTGCTGGTGGCAGACCAAATCTTTTAGTTCTAGGCCAGGACTTCAGACCAAATCCCAAGAACAGCAGCTTCTaaagctggaggaaaaaatattaatatactTAAGGGCAACATACAGAACAAACATTTGTAACAGAGCACTGAGTCCAAGGTCAAAGTAGAGACTCAAGAGAAAGACTCCTCTTAGATCCACTGTATTTAACAAACACTGATGTTAATTCATTCCTCCACAGCAGTGTAAACAGTTGGTCATAAAAGAATCCCAAAAAGAAAATTTATagctgaaaaaagtttttccttctcTATACTCTCTATATTTGACAGCATTTACAGTGAGAAGAGGATTCTCACCAACTATTTACACAAAAAGGAGGGCAATCTGAAAGACTAAGGGCAACATATTCTTTAGCACTTCCCAATCAAATGCTACACTCCTAGAGGAGAGGATGTCTACTTTGTAACACCTGGAGAAAGCATGACAAGGGACCAAGCTGTGGCTCCACAGATCTCTCATGAGTTCTGACCTCTCTACTCAGGAAGTCACTGCTTCTCTAGTGGATTGTGTGAAGATTTTCTTGGGTGGGGCTGCACCTTTGGTCTTTTAGGCTTCTGCTATGCATGCCTTTATCTATGGGAATACTGAAGCTTTGGAACAGGTCTTTTGACTACAGGGATGTATAAGAGAAACTTGGATTTCCTGAAGAGGTCTGTACAGTTTAGATATACCTTGACAGACCCTCCTCCCATCTTTCTCACGCCATTCTATTATGTTATGATTCTTTGGTTTGGGGCAGAATGAAATTAACCCTACATTCTCGGATCAATGAAGTTGCCCTTGGGGAGACTGGGTGACTCTAGGGCACTATTTTATCTTGGTGGCCCACACAGAACTGTGGCTCTCTGGACAGCATGCTTAACTCTGAACCATCCTTATGGAAGAGATGGCAGTTAGAAAGGGTATGTTGACTATGCGTAGGAAGAAAAGCTCCCTGGTTGCTGTGCAGGGGATTTGGCCTTAAGTGCTTCAGAGGACACCTCATCTTTCAGAGGCCCATGCAGCCTGTGCATTCTTGCATCCAAGGACTGCTTCAGAAGGGTGAGAAACAGTAGGGCATTTATTCTTTCCCCTTGGTGTCACTATTTTTGAGGAGAAATAGGGTAGAGAAGCTCATGCtgtagggtatgtctagactTAACATGCTACAGCTGCACAGCTGCGAAGTGTAGGCAAAACGTATACTGCCGGCAAAGGTTCTCCCAATGGCGTAGATAAtacacctccccgagaggcagtaactaggttgacggaagaattcttctgtagaCAGGGCACGGTCAacacagggacttaggtcagcttaactatgttgttcaggggtgtggatttttcacaaccctgaacaggagttatgccaacctaatttCTAGTATAAATCACACTCCAGAAATCATGCCAattctcccccactccaactgAAGATACAGTTTATGAAGGCAAACCTCTGAGAACAAAAAAGTCTGAAGGAAACttgtagatatttttaaaaaaagttctgctATATACTAAGAAATTGAGGTTGACCCTTTAAACAACTTTGGAGGCAGAATGCTTGGAGTTCAACCTGAGGGACAGTCAATCCTAAACCTTGACCCACAGTCAATAAATGTGGTCTCTTCCCAACAAACAGGGAGAAGCGgacacttagggtgaccaggtgtccagttttcgaccggctgttaaaagtccagtagGCAGAGCAGTGGGTGTAAGGCAGGCTAgcccctacctgtcctggctccgcgctgaaccctggaagcagccagcaggtctggctcctaggcatggGGCGCCACAGGGGAAGgggatttttcacaaccctgtgGCCTCAGCGAAGGGGTAGGGGtaaggtgttcagttttgtgcgattagaaagttggcaactgtatAGACTGTCATATGGGGAGGGTGCACAGAgaaaagaggggaggaaaaagagCTATCTAAATAAGTTGCAAGACAAATGTGGATGACTGGTACTGTTGTATGCACACCATGGCTCTGACTGGAGGTACAACTGCAGTGAATTGTAGCAGTAGATAGGGCTGTGATCATGCTTAGCACCTTCCCAaacaggctttttttaaaaaagaaaatcacttcTTATTATATATTTTACAGTATCATATTTTCCTGCTACCTTAAGCATAGCTCCTGCAACAGTGAATTTGTAAACACACAAGAATACCATTACCTCTCTCCAGGTCTCGAATCTGGGGACCTTTGGGTGCTCCTCCATATATACAGGTACTCTTAAGTCTTGAGCATTTGCCATAATCATCAGCCACCTGCTGGACTTGCTGGGCCAGCTCTCGGGTAGGAGCTAGAACCAAACACTgcggagagaaaaaaaaagaacccgTCCAGGACAGCTGAGTGGAGAACACTGTTTCAAGCTAAGATAATTAATTATCTCTGTTCAGATATCAGAGGCAGAATTGACTAGATTGTCAGCATGCAATTACCTAGAAAACAACTAACGGCAGCACTAGTACATGCGGATAATCATCACTGGGCTTTTGATACACTGAACATGCTACCCACACTGCTACAATGAACAGTTCTCAACTTCCTCTCTATGGCACTGTGGTGCAAAATTAATCTACA
The Eretmochelys imbricata isolate rEreImb1 chromosome 1, rEreImb1.hap1, whole genome shotgun sequence DNA segment above includes these coding regions:
- the DDX17 gene encoding putative ATP-dependent RNA helicase DDX17, whose product is MRGFGDRGRDRDRGGFGSPLPPKKFGNPGERLRKKKWDLNELPKFEKNFYVEHPEVARLTPYEVEELRRKKEITVRGTDACPKPVFAFHHANFPQYVMDVLIDQNFTEPTPIQCQGFPLALSGRDMVGIAQTGSGKTLAYLLPAIVHINHQPYLERGDGPICLVLAPTRELAQQVQQVADDYGKCSRLKSTCIYGGAPKGPQIRDLERGVEICIATPGRLIDFLEAGKTNLRRCTYLVLDEADRMLDMGFEPQIRKIVDQIRPDRQTLMWSATWPKEVRQLAEDFLRDYVQINVGNLELSANHNILQIVDVCMESEKDHKLIQLMEEIMAEKENKTIIFVETKRRCDDLTRRMRRDGWPAMCIHGDKSQPERDWVLNEFRSGKAPILIATDVASRGLDVEDVKFVINYDYPNSSEDYVHRIGRTARSTNKGTAYTFFTPGNLKQARELIKVLEEANQAINPKLMQLVDHRGGGGGGGGGRSRYRTAASSANNPNLMYQDECERRLRGVKDGRRDRDRGDSFANGANKTYGSAYGSPNSTFGAQQSQYGYAQGSYGAAAYGTSGYGAAEYNATGYAATSTATAGRTAQTAAQPQYAGIARSGQQPQPLMSQQFPQPPATNMIGYMGQTATYQYPPPPPPPPPSRK